A portion of the Pseudodesulfovibrio alkaliphilus genome contains these proteins:
- a CDS encoding DUF2062 domain-containing protein, with amino-acid sequence MNAPRRDRIPLRQRKADWWTGAKRWSRLWYLRLMRQNSSPRNLAAAMALGMFIGAMPIMPFQSVVVVALAFAFRVNKLAAWLATCYSNAATMVPFYYFLFKVGRAVTGVEGVTFDASKLEMEQLISAGWDLFLVMFAGGLAVGIPATVATYFLSLFIIRRYRQRRAIRLLRKKTLG; translated from the coding sequence ACCGCTTCGACAGCGCAAGGCCGACTGGTGGACCGGGGCCAAGCGCTGGAGCCGATTGTGGTACCTGCGCCTGATGCGTCAGAATTCCTCGCCGCGCAATCTTGCGGCGGCTATGGCCCTTGGCATGTTCATCGGGGCCATGCCCATCATGCCCTTTCAATCGGTGGTGGTAGTGGCCCTGGCTTTTGCCTTTCGGGTCAACAAGCTGGCCGCGTGGCTGGCCACCTGTTATTCCAACGCGGCTACCATGGTCCCGTTTTACTATTTTCTTTTCAAGGTGGGCCGGGCTGTCACCGGGGTTGAAGGCGTGACCTTCGACGCTTCCAAGCTGGAGATGGAGCAGCTCATCAGCGCAGGCTGGGACCTGTTTCTGGTCATGTTCGCCGGGGGGCTGGCGGTAGGGATTCCCGCTACTGTGGCCACCTATTTCCTGTCCCTTTTCATCATCAGACGCTATCGCCAGCGTCGGGCCATCCGGCTGCTGCGCAAGAAGACCCTGGGTTGA
- a CDS encoding methyl-accepting chemotaxis protein, whose protein sequence is MSIGPRSIIVLLGCAAIACFAGAALVGGWAAFGGAAALIMLLSAVAVWLVVRDNNRLQEAVESLTVGDEDGAVLPVLAGLGEALGALRGEKGLLETALKALGNPAFLCNREGRILLVNKALLDMLGKPSAQVVGFPVGQAVYGKGDSLTEKALRSAKSVAEDAEVSLWDGRRAILKCFVSPLHDEAGKLTGAVTSFVDLAEVVEQRREVERQRERMAQAGQQISTLAEHVASATELLSAAADEQAQGAQKQRNQTSSVATAMEEMTATVIEVARNASATSDAAGKAQESATEGASMVSRAVEAINEVSEAAGQLGHEIGELDAQAGEIGRIISVINDIADQTNLLALNAAIEAARAGEAGRGFAVVADEVRKLAEKTMAATKEVEEAIGTIQSRSRHATEAMRRTEQRVAESTSLSNQAGEALQHIMGSIGDMVGRVTQIATAAEQQSSAAEDIGRSIEDIAEIAGEADEAAGQAASATRELAGLAQELLEVSNEFRDGGGGSRLRESQGRMKGVLPKLAQAFVRKKYGDKVYDAVQKEMGNPVFLPTESYPDQALLQMAETAAAAAAITVRDFFIEFGKYSIKRFHEMYPRHFKKESLKEFYLRMNDIHAQLTKDQPGIKPPVFTYEDKGEELFMNYKSSRGLFDYFEGILLGAAEFKGEKVTVRVKPFDETSARAEIVFQSKG, encoded by the coding sequence ATGTCTATCGGTCCACGCAGCATCATTGTTCTTTTGGGATGTGCGGCCATCGCATGTTTTGCCGGTGCCGCCCTTGTGGGCGGCTGGGCCGCCTTTGGCGGCGCCGCGGCGTTAATCATGCTTCTCTCGGCTGTGGCTGTCTGGCTCGTGGTCAGGGACAATAATCGGCTGCAAGAGGCGGTCGAGTCTCTGACGGTGGGCGACGAGGATGGCGCGGTTCTGCCTGTGCTTGCCGGACTTGGAGAAGCCTTGGGGGCATTGCGTGGCGAGAAGGGGCTGCTTGAGACCGCTCTCAAGGCGCTGGGGAATCCGGCGTTTCTGTGCAATCGCGAGGGGCGAATCCTGCTGGTGAACAAGGCGTTGCTCGACATGCTCGGCAAGCCGTCCGCTCAGGTGGTCGGGTTTCCGGTGGGACAGGCCGTTTACGGCAAGGGCGATTCTCTGACCGAAAAGGCGCTGCGTTCTGCCAAGTCTGTGGCCGAGGATGCCGAGGTCTCTTTGTGGGATGGCCGTCGGGCGATCCTTAAGTGCTTTGTCTCGCCGCTGCACGATGAGGCCGGGAAATTGACGGGTGCGGTGACTTCCTTTGTGGACCTGGCCGAGGTGGTCGAGCAGAGGCGCGAGGTGGAGCGCCAGCGCGAACGCATGGCACAGGCGGGTCAGCAGATCAGTACCCTGGCAGAGCATGTGGCCTCGGCCACGGAACTGCTTTCGGCCGCTGCCGATGAACAGGCCCAGGGTGCGCAAAAGCAGCGCAATCAAACTTCCTCCGTGGCCACGGCCATGGAGGAGATGACGGCAACGGTCATTGAAGTGGCCAGAAACGCCAGCGCTACCAGCGATGCGGCGGGAAAGGCCCAGGAGTCGGCCACCGAAGGGGCGTCCATGGTCTCCAGGGCCGTGGAGGCGATCAATGAAGTGTCCGAGGCCGCCGGCCAGCTCGGTCACGAGATCGGCGAACTCGACGCCCAGGCCGGAGAGATCGGCCGCATCATCAGCGTGATCAACGATATCGCGGATCAGACCAACCTTCTGGCACTCAATGCGGCCATTGAGGCGGCGCGAGCGGGCGAGGCGGGTCGTGGATTCGCCGTGGTGGCCGACGAGGTGCGAAAGCTGGCCGAAAAAACCATGGCAGCCACCAAGGAGGTGGAGGAGGCCATCGGCACTATCCAGTCCCGTTCCCGTCATGCCACCGAGGCCATGCGCCGGACCGAGCAACGGGTGGCCGAGAGTACCAGTCTCTCCAATCAGGCAGGCGAAGCCCTGCAACACATCATGGGAAGCATCGGCGACATGGTCGGCCGCGTGACCCAGATTGCCACGGCCGCAGAGCAGCAGTCATCCGCAGCCGAGGACATCGGCCGCAGCATTGAGGACATTGCCGAGATAGCGGGCGAGGCTGACGAGGCCGCCGGACAGGCCGCGAGCGCCACTCGCGAGCTGGCCGGTCTGGCCCAGGAGCTGCTTGAGGTGTCCAATGAATTTCGCGATGGAGGCGGCGGGTCCCGGTTGCGCGAGTCCCAGGGACGAATGAAAGGGGTGCTGCCCAAGCTCGCCCAGGCTTTTGTCCGCAAGAAATACGGCGACAAGGTTTATGACGCTGTGCAAAAGGAGATGGGCAATCCGGTGTTCCTGCCAACAGAGAGCTACCCCGATCAGGCGTTGCTTCAGATGGCCGAAACCGCCGCCGCCGCAGCAGCCATTACCGTGCGCGATTTCTTCATTGAGTTCGGTAAGTATTCCATCAAGCGGTTTCATGAGATGTACCCGCGCCATTTCAAGAAGGAGTCCCTCAAGGAATTCTATCTGCGCATGAATGACATCCATGCCCAATTGACCAAGGACCAGCCGGGCATCAAGCCTCCCGTGTTCACATATGAAGACAAGGGGGAGGAATTGTTTATGAACTACAAGTCGAGCCGGGGGCTGTTCGACTATTTCGAGGGCATCCTGCTTGGGGCGGCCGAGTTCAAGGGGGAGAAGGTCACAGTCAGGGTCAAACCCTTTGACGAGACTTCGGCCCGGGCCGAAATCGTCTTTCAGAGCAAGGGATAA
- a CDS encoding chemotaxis protein CheA has product MSDDLNRQIFKEEAYDLLGELEGALLELEESPDDMDTVNQIFRALHTIKGSGSMFGFEEIAAFTHEVESAFDMVRNNALEVTPELCGLALRSRDHIKRMLGAAEGEEVDPAEHRAILDGLKELASGEPASPEVGEQTPAGTEEAGVTAAESVSSQGRRLYRIGLTPRTGEEPDETRLESLFLELAGVGEFRILGRPVETVFGGWELGLTTDIDADSVRDIFFFADADLDVEILDEQGAPVPVTGAPEAPCAVLKPVDGMADDAVCEDEDAGPPRLGEILVKCGDVTEADIQEALKKQKPLGQILAEEGKVPPEKVEMAVRRQAEAKELDASRKQQEALSSIRVAADKLDYLVDLVGELVIVQAQITQVVSERSDPVMTALAEELERLSDELRDSTLGIRMLPIGTSFSKFRRLVRDLSANLGKEIVLTTVGADTELDKTVIERLGDPLVHLLRNSIDHGLEPPEERRMHGKPPHGTIHLSAEHSGGEVLIRINDDGRGMDPTVLREKGIERGLIAADAELSKKDLLKLIFEPGFSTAKAITNVSGRGVGMDVVKRAIDSLRGAIDIDSTLGKGTSITIRLPLTLAIIDGLQVRVSDEYYVIPLSLVEECVELSASDMDENSRQRILHLRGEIVPYIHLREWFAVDGESPPIEQIVITGVEGSRVGIVVDTVIGEHQTVIKSLSRVYKDVEGISGATIKGDGSIALILDIPSLVRRIIAESD; this is encoded by the coding sequence ATGTCCGATGATCTCAACAGGCAGATATTCAAGGAAGAGGCCTACGACCTTTTGGGTGAACTGGAGGGAGCGCTGCTCGAACTTGAGGAGTCCCCGGACGATATGGACACGGTCAATCAGATATTCCGTGCCCTGCATACCATCAAGGGATCCGGGTCCATGTTCGGGTTCGAGGAGATCGCAGCTTTCACCCATGAGGTGGAGTCCGCCTTTGACATGGTTCGCAACAATGCCCTTGAGGTGACCCCTGAGCTGTGCGGCTTGGCCTTGCGCTCTCGCGACCACATCAAGCGCATGCTTGGCGCGGCCGAAGGGGAGGAGGTGGACCCCGCAGAGCACCGGGCCATTCTCGATGGCCTCAAGGAACTGGCTTCGGGCGAGCCCGCATCGCCGGAAGTCGGGGAGCAGACGCCTGCGGGGACCGAAGAGGCCGGGGTGACCGCTGCCGAGTCGGTTTCTTCACAGGGTCGCCGCCTGTATCGCATCGGTCTGACGCCCCGCACGGGCGAGGAGCCGGACGAGACCCGATTGGAGTCGCTCTTTCTGGAGCTTGCCGGGGTGGGGGAGTTCCGCATCCTCGGGCGGCCAGTGGAGACCGTGTTTGGCGGATGGGAGCTTGGGTTGACCACAGATATCGACGCCGACAGTGTGCGCGATATATTCTTTTTCGCGGATGCGGACCTTGATGTGGAAATTCTGGACGAGCAGGGTGCCCCTGTGCCGGTTACGGGCGCTCCCGAGGCTCCTTGCGCCGTACTGAAGCCGGTCGACGGCATGGCGGACGACGCCGTGTGCGAGGACGAGGACGCCGGGCCGCCCAGGCTCGGGGAGATTCTTGTCAAGTGCGGCGATGTGACCGAGGCGGACATTCAGGAGGCCCTCAAGAAGCAGAAGCCCCTGGGTCAGATTCTGGCCGAGGAAGGCAAGGTGCCTCCCGAGAAGGTTGAGATGGCCGTGCGGCGGCAGGCTGAGGCCAAGGAGCTTGATGCCAGCCGCAAGCAGCAGGAAGCCCTCTCCAGCATCAGAGTGGCGGCTGACAAGCTGGACTATCTGGTGGACCTTGTGGGCGAGTTGGTTATTGTCCAGGCCCAGATCACCCAGGTGGTCAGTGAACGCAGCGACCCTGTCATGACCGCTCTGGCCGAGGAACTGGAACGTCTAAGCGACGAGTTGCGTGATTCCACCTTGGGCATCCGCATGCTGCCCATCGGCACCTCGTTCAGCAAGTTCCGCCGTCTGGTACGTGACCTCTCGGCCAATCTGGGCAAGGAAATCGTTTTGACCACCGTGGGGGCGGACACCGAACTGGACAAGACCGTCATCGAACGACTGGGCGATCCTTTGGTTCATCTGTTGAGAAACAGCATAGACCACGGCCTGGAGCCACCCGAGGAACGCCGGATGCACGGCAAGCCGCCTCACGGGACCATCCACCTCTCGGCCGAACACTCCGGCGGCGAGGTGCTCATCCGCATCAATGACGACGGCAGGGGCATGGACCCCACGGTTCTCAGGGAAAAGGGCATTGAGCGGGGGCTCATCGCGGCCGATGCCGAACTGTCCAAGAAGGATCTGCTCAAGCTTATCTTCGAGCCCGGGTTCTCGACGGCCAAGGCGATCACCAACGTCTCGGGACGGGGGGTGGGAATGGATGTGGTCAAACGGGCCATTGATTCCCTGCGTGGCGCCATCGACATCGACTCCACCCTGGGCAAGGGGACATCCATTACCATTCGTTTGCCCCTGACCCTGGCCATCATCGACGGACTCCAGGTGCGGGTCAGCGACGAATATTACGTCATTCCGCTTTCCCTGGTGGAGGAGTGCGTGGAGCTGTCCGCCAGCGACATGGATGAAAATTCCAGGCAGCGCATCCTGCACCTGCGCGGTGAAATAGTACCTTATATCCATCTGCGTGAGTGGTTCGCCGTGGACGGAGAGAGCCCGCCCATAGAGCAGATCGTCATCACCGGCGTGGAAGGGAGCCGAGTGGGGATCGTGGTGGACACGGTCATCGGCGAGCATCAGACAGTCATCAAGAGCTTAAGCCGCGTCTATAAGGATGTTGAGGGCATCTCGGGGGCCACCATCAAGGGGGACGGCTCCATTGCGCTCATCCTGGACATTCCGAGTCTGGTCCGGCGGATCATTGCCGAGTCCGACTGA